A DNA window from Lutra lutra chromosome 8, mLutLut1.2, whole genome shotgun sequence contains the following coding sequences:
- the LOC125106823 gene encoding ankyrin repeat domain-containing protein 26-like, giving the protein MTQVASQESLAQLRENNNASLRSQMELRIKELEFELFKMESSQEDLIKTELDRYKHLYLEEVTHRMSLTNELNKTSERLAETSTKLLVEKQQKQTLLDTTNMRPALEPPYGRNVSNNSSLFNRNVALRENVVIHTSNSWRSSNDIGTFLTKVCYIILPFFPWVSDF; this is encoded by the exons ACACAAGTAGCATCTCAAGAAAGCTTAGCAcagttaagagaaaataataatgcttCACTAAGAAGTCAAATGGAACTCAGAATtaaagagctggaatttgaattaTTCAAAATGGAGAGTTCTCAAGAAGATCTTATTAAAACAGAATTGGACAGATACAAGCACCTCTACCTAGAAGAAGTAACACATCGAATGTCATTGACAAACGAACTGAACAA GACTAGTGAGAGGCTGGCAGAGACCAGTACCAAACTTCTGgtggagaagcagcagaagcaaacTTTGCTTGACACTACTAATATGAGGCCAGCCCTAGAACCGCCTTATGGTAGAAATGTTAGTAATAATAGTTCACTATTCAATAGAAATGTTGCTCTAAGAGAAAATGTGGTGATTCATACCTCAAACTCATGGCGTTCAAGTAATGACATTGGGACTTTCTTGACCAAGGTTTGTTATATtatcttacctttttttccttgggtttcagatttctga